From the Anaerolineales bacterium genome, one window contains:
- a CDS encoding 2-oxoacid:ferredoxin oxidoreductase subunit beta, whose translation MPNIQLNLVGLSKNDYRGAQTTLCAGCGHNSISNQIIAAAYELNIVPEDVIKLSGIGCSSKSPAYFLNRSFGFNSLHGRMPSVATGAMFGDHTLRALAVSGDGDTTNIGMGQFKHIMRRNAPMVYIVENNGVYGLTKGQFSATAEMGLRLKYQGVNHYFPVDVVQEAMASGATFVARSFAGDANQVKALIKAGLSHNGLAIIDIISPCVTFNNNDDSRHSYGWGREHQEPLHDFTYVPREQEIQLGEFPEGTTRQVEMHDGSTIVLKKLDRDYDPTSRAAAMRVIEESQNEEVLLTGLIYVDTERPSLTDIYELPQGRALNRMTDAELRPGKDMIEKANAMMF comes from the coding sequence ATGCCCAACATCCAGCTGAACCTGGTGGGGTTGAGCAAAAATGATTATCGTGGTGCACAGACGACGCTGTGCGCCGGCTGCGGCCACAACTCGATCTCCAATCAGATCATCGCCGCGGCTTATGAACTGAACATTGTGCCGGAAGATGTGATCAAGTTGAGCGGCATTGGCTGCTCCAGCAAGAGCCCGGCCTACTTCCTGAACCGCAGCTTCGGCTTCAACAGCTTGCACGGTCGCATGCCTTCCGTGGCGACTGGCGCCATGTTTGGCGACCATACCCTGCGGGCGCTGGCGGTCAGCGGTGATGGCGATACCACCAATATCGGTATGGGTCAGTTCAAGCACATCATGCGCCGCAATGCGCCCATGGTCTACATTGTGGAGAACAATGGTGTGTACGGCCTGACCAAGGGCCAGTTCTCCGCCACGGCGGAGATGGGTTTGCGCTTGAAGTACCAGGGCGTCAACCACTACTTCCCGGTCGACGTGGTACAGGAAGCCATGGCTTCCGGAGCCACTTTCGTGGCCCGTTCCTTCGCTGGCGATGCCAACCAGGTCAAAGCGTTGATCAAAGCCGGCCTGAGCCACAATGGCCTGGCGATCATCGACATCATCAGCCCTTGCGTGACCTTCAACAATAACGATGACTCCCGCCACTCTTATGGCTGGGGGCGCGAGCATCAGGAACCCCTGCACGACTTCACTTATGTGCCGCGCGAGCAGGAGATCCAGCTGGGCGAATTCCCGGAAGGCACCACCCGCCAGGTGGAGATGCACGACGGCTCCACTATCGTGCTCAAGAAACTGGACCGCGACTATGACCCCACCAGCCGGGCCGCGGCCATGCGCGTGATCGAAGAGTCGCAGAACGAAGAAGTCCTGCTGACCGGCTTGATCTATGTCGATACGGAGCGCCCGTCACTGACCGACATTTACGAACTGCCGCAGGGCCGCGCTCTGAACCGCATGACGGATGCAGAGCTGCGCCCCGGCAAGGACATGATCGAAAAAGCCAACGCGATGATGTTCTAA